The stretch of DNA TGATCAGTTTGCTCGAACACAGCGATGGCATGACAGCAAGGAATCCCAGACACATGCCACTTTCTGCAGGTGCAGTCCCATGTATCAATGTTGACCGTATAGACCGAACCATCACATACTTCAAACACATTATTGTTTCCATCATTTTCAGTTGAGCAAACAACACTGAGTGAAAGAGCTTTGTTCATCTCTTCCTGAAGTTTCTGATTTGCTGACGGTGTTAATACTTCTGACCATGTATTGGAAGATTCCCTGCGTGTATAGATCATCTCCATCAGGTTGCATCTGATTGTATCAAGCAGCTGCACTACCGGGAGCTCATATCTGTTGGGGATCCACTCCGCAATTGTCTCGGAAATATTGCATGTGTATTGGCCAAGACGTGACCCTTTGAATAACGCATCTGACCACCGCTCAGGTTTAGTCTCCAAAAGCCATTCAGCAAGCTTGTCAGACTCAGCTTTAATGAGATCAAAATAATGATTGAATTCATCAACTCTGCACGAATATATGGCATCCTTAAGATGCTCGACCATTATATCTTTTACTTCTTCACTCCAGCTGTCATCCAATTTTGTTTTAAATTCTTCAATGAAAAAGCTGACATTGTATCCATGATAACTATCTGGAAATATTACAGAAACATCATCCCAGAGACCACTTCTGCCATTTGATATGAATGTTATGTCTCCAGGCATAGGCAACGATGCCTTTAGCTGTTCAAGAAACCAATGCCAATTTTCTTGACTCTCGTCATCCACTACAGATAATGCAACAGGGAACACATCACCTTCACCATCAACAGAAGTAGCACCTAATAGTTTCCAATGCTTATTTGGTTTCACAGTTATCACATCAAGAAAGAGAAGAGGCCTGCAACCATTCTCAAAACCATGAAGGGAGGCATGGAATGCAACAAAGAAGCGGAACTTTGAACCTTCCAATGCCTCTACTGTTGCCATACTCCCAGGGTTTGTTGCGAGAATTCTATCACGAAACCAAGGTAACTGATTACATGCCTCTTCATGTGGGCTGTAAAGTTCTTTTCGAGCTATTAGTTTGCCTCGCCAAGCTTGAGAATAGTTCAGGCTTAGTCCGTATTCACGCTGGAGATCATTTGCAATATCTCTTGGCCTGTAGTTTGGACTGTCACGTAATTTTTCCTTGATAACACTAGCAACCCATTTTTGAGAAGCTAGGCGATTACTTTTGACTGTCTCTGATTCACATGTATGGCTCCCAACCACTTTCTTGATCATGAACTCCTGATTTGCAGAAGATTTGGAAGCATGTATGCGCCAGGGACATCCTTCATCAGTACATTCCACAGTGACACGAGAAGAGTCATTCTTGACAAATCTGTAATGAAACCTATGTGCAATGGCATACTTGTGCAATGCATCACGAAATTCCTTTGGACCCTCAAATACTTGGCCAACTCCAGTGATTGTGTTCTCCCAACTTGCACATATCTTTTGCCGCTTAGATCCATCTGGAGTAGTCCCTATTATAGCAGAATCTGCAGGAGTGCTGGAATCTGCTACAGAGCTCTTTACCCTGTAAATATATCTCATGTCACTTTTAGAATACGCTTAAGAGGGATATTTATATCAGTCAGAAGGTTACCTGTTGTCAACCTTCTTAATGACATAGATGTCTGTTGTCTCCGAGTCCGCATGGAATTCAACCATGCGCTTAAGGTCTTTGTCATTGGAAATTGAAATCAAAGTCTTATTATTTCTCGGAAGGAAGTATTTGAATGCATAGGAATCAAGCTTGAGGTTattgagtgttgaagatatctcatgtTTAAACGCTTTAAAAGTCCAACCACTTTTCACAAGCATCGCATGTGCCTCTCCGCCAGAATAGGTCATATGCCCATCATCGTCAGTTGTGAATACTCCACCTAGTTGAAGAACAGCGACAACTTGTCTGCTCCCCATGGCTTACTCCTTCCTAAGATGATATAGCCAATCCAAAGATCCCTAAGATGATCTGCAAAATTCATAAAATTTACACTTAATAAGGGTCTGTTTGTGGTTGCTGAATCATGCTTAACTTATTTTTAAATCTGATGTGGAAAAATAGCCACGAGAGCAGAAAAATGTAATGATAGCCAAATGAAAAATTAGGCAAGAGCTAGTTAGGAATGTCGgatcatcataatccacctcgatgcCAAAGGCAGCCTAGTTAACCTACACTGGGAGCCAATTATGGCAGTTTCAATTTTCCTTTTTGCTCAGTTGGTATGTATTTAACCCGTTAAAAGAAAAGGCTTCAAGTTCAAGAAATAGTTGTGCTGAATATTGCCCAGTGATAAACTTGCTCAACAAACTCCAACCGTAGAttgttaagaaaaataaaaagggcagcccggtgcacgtagctcccgcttgtgcagggtccagggaaggatccgaccactttgggtcttttgtacgcagcctttccctgcaTCTCTGCAAGAGGCTGCTCCAGGAttcgaacccgtgacctcatggtcacaagggcaACAGCTTTACCGCTGCACCAAGTAGATTGTTAAGAAAAATAAGAGACAGAAATAGCAGGTTATCAAAAGAGCCAGCTAAAAATAATAGAAAAATAGTCTGCATGGCATAGAAAATCGAGCATTGATTTGAGTGAGTTTGACAAACTTCCATATTGTTTGAACAATCAAAACAAATAAGAAAATAATCAATCTTTAGGGCTATTAGCTTTAGGGCAGTCCCAGGAATCTAAAGTTTTTTTTCAAGAAAACACAAAGAAACATTTGCGTTTCTTTCCATTGAAAAGGCAGAGCTTGAGTTACAACCCTCCTAAGAGGAACAGCAGGCAATCAAACAACAGTGAACTAATGTACATCCCAGGTTTAGGAATCTAAAGCTGTATCTCATACTTTCAATAGGTGCTTAGATACAACTACTAGAGTGGTTTGCATCTTGAATGTTACATCTATTTAACTTGGTTTGTGATTAATATTATCATCTCAACTTTGTGGTCTGTTTGTGGTGTGAAACCAGCCACAGTCGAGCCTAATTACTCAAAATGAGTTGCCCAAGTACGCAAGTAACCATAACAAGAAAAATTAACTGAAAATTGCACACTCTCACAATGCTTATTCATCTACAGCTCTGGAACAAATTGACAACTGAAACGCCCGATATGGTTTTCCGAAAATATCATTCAAACATGATTCTCCTAAAAATATGGAATCACTCAGATAAATCTTGTTAGATTTCACGAATGAACCAATGGTCCACAAATGACTCCActctgcttccattccaaaaagagCAATGGATGTAACTAGTCGTATGCACTTGACTCATGGTGAGAGATGAGGTCCAAATTGATTTCAGTGAGACCGGCAAGGAGGGCATTGATGACCAGCTTGTCGCCCAAAATGCGGCTACCTGTGCAGCCCTAAACGCCACGGCAGGCAGCGGCAAAGCTACAGTCAAGGGCTGGACAGGCCAAACTAGAGCAGAGCCCAAGTTTTTTTCCTCGTGGCCCAGTTTTCCTCTTAGGCCCACTATTTTGCAGCAAAACTGGGCGTAGGCCCACTATTTTGCAGCAAAAGTgggcgggccacagcccagttttgctTCAAAGAAGCTCCGCCACTGCCTGTAGCACCACTGATTGACAAGGAGCTCCAGGTGTCGGCCAGTGAAGGAGCCTGGCTCCAACAACCGCCGAGCTTAGATATCTGAAGGAGTGCGTAGAGGAGGGTTGCGGCCGGAGAATGTCCTGGATGGCAGTGCCCTACAGCTTGTTCCCGGGATCGAGCGTCGTCTGCAAGGAGCTACTCAAGCAGGCAAGCGGCAAAACTGGTGGCCGCACGGTGGCAGCTTGGGTGATGAGATGCAAGACGACGGTCGCTCGGGACAAGGATGTGACGACTGCAACGGCTGGGACGGAGGGGAGACAACGGTGACCGCATCTTGGGCCAAAGGGAAAACAATGGCTATTAGTGGGGGCCACAAGCAAGGTGACCCCGAGGAGCAAATGGTGGCGGAGTCATGGAGCGGAAAGGCTTGCGGGGTGAGAGAATGGGGAACACTGGATCAAGATGGATATTATTATGCCTCAGGTTCGCCGAAAAGAGTTGTACCGTGTTGAGGATACAATCTCGCTTTCTCTCTCCTTTAATTACCCCTCCACGTCAGATAAAATCCTACATGGTAAGTATGATTTGGACACGGTCCAGGCTGGAGCACTGGGGCTGCCCTTAAGACAGTTTATCCTAATTAATTGTATTACAGTTCGGTTGGTTAATAATTAAGAGCAAATTCAATTATCGAGTGCTTCACACGTACGATATAGCACTTTACAGGACCCTCCCAACAAATTTAACTTTTCAGATATACAGTCCCTAGCTAGCTTCGATCAACTTGGACTTGGCTGCAAATAGTAAACTAATGGTGCTTGAAGGGCTTAGGTATAATCTCTAATCTATTAAATGTTTCCCATGCATGGTACCAGCATTCCCCTACTACACAATATGCAAGCCTATGACTGGTAAGGAAACATATTTTATTCTCTTCAGCCCTGAGCTTCTTACAAATTACTTTTGGTTGACACAGACATACCAAGTATCCGATGTTTCAGTACTTTGCACAATTGCAACCATCTGGGTGGGGTGGAATGGATTAATAATTCACCATTAGTAAAAACACATTGCTGCGTATCATGTACAATTTAAAATTCACATGAGCCAGGACAGAAATTTAGGGGCCTTATTAAACATACGTGAAGCAATGAActtttttttttgataaaagaaGGGTCTCCCCCTTCCGATTTCCATTAAAGAAACCCAAGGTTCACAAGCTACCGAGACGGACTAAAGACTCTATGGAGCAACACGCCCAGCGCATCTCAACCCGAAGGAGAAATGTCACCAGCATGAACTCCAAGCTAAAAACAAGGACAGAAAAAAGAACTACCATCCACAAGCGGCTACAACGCTGAGAAGCAGGGTGCCAAATACCACAAGCCAGTCTACTTATTACAGACTCCGGGAGCACAAAGCAATGAACTTTTTATGAAAGGAATTCCTACCAAGTGAATATCTGGTAAAAAAAGACATATGTTAAAACACTGGAGTATCTTGTCGACCATGGCCATTACACTCATGAGCCAGCACAACACTACTGGCTGCGACCCTGCGACCTTATGATCCCAGGGGCCGTTTTAAATCACAAAATCCCTGGAATTATACAATCGTTACTTTGGCTACCTCGTCCTTGGTCGGTGCAGAGATCCACATTGCTGTGAAGATCACCCGAGGataataaagaaaataaaagactcGGAATGGAAGCATCAGTCAGTCGATCCTGTTATCAAACCTTTAGCTTGAACTTGAGCTTCACTGATGCTGCCGCTCCGCCTGACACTGCCCCACTGCTCGCTTGAACTTGACGCCGACACGCACCTCGCAACTGCAGCTTGCCCCAACGGCCCACGCGGCGCCGAAGCCTGCTGCCCGGCACGCTGGCCGCCGGCGCCGCGCTAGGGTTACCGCACCGGCACGTGAGAAGCGAGGCCGAGCCGAGCGGGGAAGACGGCGGGTGGGGTGGGGCTACGGGAGACGCCGACGATCTGGCCGTGCGGCTAGGGTTTGGGCACCGATTTGGGCTCGTGCTCACGCGCACCCTAGACTGGGAAAAATAGCAGGTCCTTTCTGCAAAGATGGAATTACAATCTTGTCCTTCTCCTGTGGGCTGAAATTGGGCTACATAATTACAGTTGAGTCCTTGTAGGCTATCATGGGCTAAAAAGGAGCATAAGAGCACCAGCAGTGTTTTGGAGGCAGCTCTACCTCTAAGCTGGGCCCATATACTCACCTCTAAACTTAATAAAATACATGCAATGTGTAGCCCTACCATAACACTAAATAATTTTGTACCCCTTAAAAAAACTAAATAATTATATTTTGTACTTGTATCTCCTGATCAGAACTGTGCATGAACTTGATCATCCTAATGACAAGTAGGCTCGATAAAATATTTTAATCAAAGGAAAAGCTTAGAGGCTGCCTCTTCACTTGAAGGAGATGCCAGGCATTTTTGCCTAGAGGCAGACAGTTTTAGTATATGGCGCCAGCCTCTAAAGACATGGAGGCGGCCATAGAGGCAGTAAAATCGAACACTGTGGATGCCCTAACATCTCTCATCTTTCTGTAACTTTGGCTTGAAGCTTTCTATATAGTACTTCATTCTCGTTGTTTTCTCAGCATACTAATATCTTGTGCAATTTTTAACAAAGCCAACAAAGcatttttccttgttttaggcGTATGCCAATACTCATGAAGAGATAAAGATTCACAAATATGTATGCATTGGTTCGCATGATAGAATATATGGATCTCAAAAAATGGTGGTGGTGTTGGCGTCCAATAGTGTTCGAGCTAAACCAATTCAAGCTCCAGTTCGCTCAACACAGTCCATTATGCCTTGTGTCTCATTACACTATAGCTACATAGAAGACAGAAGGGATTCAGAGGTGGCTAGGAGAAACCGCCCAAGAACTATGTAAAACTGGATGTGGACGtttagataataatgataagagtgAGGTGCTAATGCAACACTTATAATGTTAATTCGACAGTCATGCAAGAAGCAAGGGCCCTATGGGGCGGCTATCTGCTCTTTTCAAGACTAGGGATGCATTAGACTAATAATCAACTTTAGGTGTGTGGAGATAGTAGAGGGACTATGCATAGTGGTAGGAACTCTATTGGTGTCGCAGTTGCAAGCTATGAAGAATGCATCTTTCTATATCAGGAGTTTGCTTATGTCAAGTTTGAACAATGTCCAAGAAAAGCTAGTCAAGTTGCACATTCTTATCTAGCAATTTTGTTGGATCACCCGCCAACATGTGGTTGCATGATCCACCCGATCTAATATTAGTGTGACTAGCAAACCATGTAACATTATAACCAATGAATAAAGTTGCAGTGATGGATTTCCCATGCAAAAACATTTGAGCCATTTTTAACAAagacaaacaagttcattaatcatGTAGATATGATATTTCTATCTTTCAAATTTAATTTTCACTTATGCATATTCTTCACAAGTTTAACTTTGTTTTGTGTAGTAAGAAGTTGTAATTTTTTTCAAACAAACAGAGATTTCGCTCTTTTGGAACGATGTGGGTGCATTTTTTTGGCCTTGTTATCTTTGTTTATATTGTTATTAGGAGAAAAACTAATTGAATTTTTTCAATACAAAAAATATGAAACAATCTTTTTGAACTAACTGGGTTTTTTTTACGATCATCACAATATGGTATACTTATATCCTAGAAATAAAAAAAAGTACGTGGATTTCAGTTACAATCATGTTTAAAACATGGTACAAAAAAATTTATTGCATGAACATTATAAATATCTAAAATCATACAAAGACAAGTATATAACGAGCATTCTTGTGTCACGTTTATGCATTGGATCTCTGTGTTCTTCTAGCATATCATTGTTCGATATTTGATCTATACTAGACGAAACGACGCGCTCCGCTGCGCCCAACTATAGCAATCATCACAATCACAAACCAAGCCTAAGAATACAACCAAGAATCAAGAACAACTACAAAAATGCATCTGCAAAACAAATCCTTAAATAACCATCAATACATAATACACCATGGAGAAATACCCCACTGGGATTATCAAAGCAATGGGATGGACGGATTGTTGCTTCAAGTAGCCTTAATTAACAATATTTATTCAATGAATTGACAGTCGGATGGGGAATTGTATCTCACTCTCATACGGATCATCGCATGGTATCTACTTTTTAGTTCTTATATAGTCTTTTGATGTATATTGTACATGGCAAATTCAGTATTGCTTACTATCTACTCTTGATTCAACACACTTCCACTGTAATCTTTGAGAACCATAATAGACTAGTATTATTATTTTATCATTCAATCGTTTATTTCTCTTGAAATGAAAGTTGAAAGCGGGTTAATTCTTTTACAGACGTCTTTTTTAGGCGGTCGATATCCATTATGCGGCATAGGTGTTACATCGTGTATACAACTTAATCGCACACCTCTTTTAGCAATGGCTCGTAATGCGGCATCTCTTCCACTACCAGCGCCCTTTACCATAACTTCTGCTCGTTGCAAACCTATTTTCAAAGATCAGAAGCTCAATTTGGAATGAAAATTATAGAAAGAAAACAATAAAAACATGTGACACAAGGTTAAACATGAGTCATTCATAATCTTTTTTGCCTAGAAAAACATGGCTCATTTTGTAAAGTCGTATTCCAGAGATATAGTAGAATGAGAATAAAACTGCTAAccaaaacaaaaagaaaacaaagtTATACGTATTTTCTCCATACAAAATTGTGAATCCTTTTACGAAGACCGACCTATGAAGATCTACGAAAATGAGAAGCCTTGTCCATCTCTGCCTATCTTGAGCCCAGATGCCAGTCCTAGTAATTTAAAAAAGCATCTCATGTCCGAATATGCATCAGATTAGTACTCTCGTACTTCCTAGATGCACATCACGTATATTATATCAAAAGAAGTAAATGCCATTTTTTGGCAATCAAGGAGATGATTAGAACCAGGTTGCCACACAACAACACACACTGAGACACAATAGTACGCATGATACAACGCCGGCGACTCAAACCAAATACATCACATCGGGGCCGAAGCAGCTCTGGAGCGTGCGGACCCAACATCACGCACGCAGTGTTTCTTGTAACTTTTTTCTCTCCTCTGCCCCTTGGTTGCGCCCTTTGCCATCCCGCACGAGGTCAGCCACGCGAGGCGGAATCGACCCCAAGGTGGAATCGGTGCAGGTGCCTTGACGCGGTGTTGGATCGAGGGCTGCTGCTGCGACGCCGTTCATGTGTTAGCCCTAACCTCTCCATCCACCGCCTGAAGCCCAAGAAATCATCGTTCGCAGGTAGCTCTTTATCTCCCTCACTTTGGATTGACCTGGAAAGGGAGCGAAGAAACATCGAGGAGCCGAACCTAGCATTGGACTACAGGCCCACAAGGCCATGGTCGAGCCAGAAAGGTCCACCAGCTAGCCATCGTGAACCTCCAGATGGTTTGAGCATGGGCCTGGATACCCACACATAAATTTGAAGGAGATTCATCTTCCATACAATT from Triticum dicoccoides isolate Atlit2015 ecotype Zavitan chromosome 6A, WEW_v2.0, whole genome shotgun sequence encodes:
- the LOC119316518 gene encoding uncharacterized protein LOC119316518, which produces MGSRQVVAVLQLGGVFTTDDDGHMTYSGGEAHAMLVKSGWTFKAFKHEISSTLNNLKLDSYAFKYFLPRNNKTLISISNDKDLKRMVEFHADSETTDIYVIKKVDNRVKSSVADSSTPADSAIIGTTPDGSKRQKICASWENTITGVGQVFEGPKEFRDALHKYAIAHRFHYRFVKNDSSRVTVECTDEGCPWRIHASKSSANQEFMIKKVVGSHTCESETVKSNRLASQKWVASVIKEKLRDSPNYRPRDIANDLQREYGLSLNYSQAWRGKLIARKELYSPHEEACNQLPWFRDRILATNPGSMATVEALEGSKFRFFVAFHASLHGFENGCRPLLFLDVITVKPNKHWKLLGATSVDGEGDVFPVALSVVDDESQENWHWFLEQLKASLPMPGDITFISNGRSGLWDDVSVIFPDSYHGYNVSFFIEEFKTKLDDSWSEEVKDIMVEHLKDAIYSCRVDEFNHYFDLIKAESDKLAEWLLETKPERWSDALFKGSRLGQYTCNISETIAEWIPNRYELPVVQLLDTIRCNLMEMIYTRRESSNTWSEVLTPSANQKLQEEMNKALSLSVVCSTENDGNNNVFEVCDGSVYTVNIDTWDCTCRKWHVSGIPCCHAIAVFEQTDQNPVEYCAKYFRRDYYRMTYAMSINPIPDVIVPPASTDVTQSMGLQPCPILARRQVGRPKEKPADPRIAIKRAVRCSRCKGYGHNKATCKVPLTA